A stretch of DNA from Phenylobacterium koreense:
GCCGCGCCGATCCCGAAATAGAGCACAGCCCAGATGTGGGCGACGGGTAGCCAGGCGAAGGGCAGGATCGCCGCGAAGGTCACCAGGCCCACCACCACGCCGCGGGTCGCCGCCCCCAGGGAGAAGGCCAGGACCTGCTCCAGCGGGGTGAGCGGCGGGGTCATGAAGTCGCCCACCAGGCCGTTGAACTTCGCCTGCAGCAGGGATGACGAGGAGTTGGCGAAAGCGTTGTTGAGGATCTGCATCATGATCAGGCCGGGCGCCACGAACACCGCGAACGGCGTGCCGTGGATCGGCGGGGCCGCGCCGCGCACAGCCACCACGAAGACCATCATGTAGAGCAGGGCCGTGACGACCGGAGCCGCCAGGGTCTGCATGCCCACCTTCCAGAACCGCCGGACCTCGCGCATGTAGAGGGTCGCGAAGCCCGCCCAGTTGAACCCGTGATAGTCCCGGGGCTGGGGCGGAATGACGGTCGGGGCGTCAGGCACGTCTTTCATGCCCCCGATGTGCCCCCCCTTCGCGCCCGGCGCAAGCGGCCGGCTTGACGAGCTTCGCCGTTACGATCCTGTGGATAGAATCAACATCTAGTTTCTGTGGACGAACCCCAGGGCGCCTATTGTGGCCTCTCCGGAACGAGTTACGATATCTAGTAGTTGCTGATGGGGGCGTTGATACGCCGCCACAAGATGTAGATCCCGGTTCGCGGGGGCGAGGCCGGGAGCGCGTACAAGCGAGTGGAGGCCAGACATGGGTTGGACTGACGAACGCGTCGAGAGTCTGAAGAAACTCTGGCAAGACGGCCTCTCGGCCAGCCAGATCGCGAAACAATTGGGCGGGGTGACCCGCAATGCGGTGATCGGCAAGGTGCACAGGCTTGGCCTGTCGGGCCGCGCCGCACCGTCGAAACCTGCACGACCGGTCTTCAAGGCTCCGCGTCCGGCCCGTCCGGTCGCGGCCCCGGCTGCGCCGCGCCGTATCCAGGAACCGGTCGTCGCGACCGCTGCGGCCGCCACGGCGCCCCTGCCCGCGCCCGTCCGCCATGTGGACGAAGCGCCCGGCACGGCCACGGTGCTGACCCTGGGCGCGCACATGTGCAAGTGGCCGATCGGCGATCCGTCGAGCGACGACTTCACCTTCTGCGGCCGCCGCCAGGACGAGGGCCCCTATTGCATGGAGCACGCCCGCGTCGCCTATCAGCCGGTCCAGACCAAGAAGCGCAC
This window harbors:
- a CDS encoding ABC transporter permease, yielding MKDVPDAPTVIPPQPRDYHGFNWAGFATLYMREVRRFWKVGMQTLAAPVVTALLYMMVFVVAVRGAAPPIHGTPFAVFVAPGLIMMQILNNAFANSSSSLLQAKFNGLVGDFMTPPLTPLEQVLAFSLGAATRGVVVGLVTFAAILPFAWLPVAHIWAVLYFGIGAALILGMVGIMAGLWAEKFDHMAVVTNFIIMPLTFLSGTFYLVDRLPEPFRSASHYNPFFYLIDGFRYGFIGHAEGSLLAGVGMTAGLVMALAFTCLWAFETGYKLKT
- the gcrA gene encoding cell cycle sigma 70 cofactor GcrA yields the protein MGWTDERVESLKKLWQDGLSASQIAKQLGGVTRNAVIGKVHRLGLSGRAAPSKPARPVFKAPRPARPVAAPAAPRRIQEPVVATAAAATAPLPAPVRHVDEAPGTATVLTLGAHMCKWPIGDPSSDDFTFCGRRQDEGPYCMEHARVAYQPVQTKKRTGANELARSLRRYI